A genomic region of Parambassis ranga chromosome 7, fParRan2.1, whole genome shotgun sequence contains the following coding sequences:
- the csde1 gene encoding cold shock domain-containing protein E1 isoform X9 translates to MGSPWKGFVEFTLPASPPTAFVSADLSSTSPVGLSLSPYGRSMSFDPGMLHNNGHTAYANGTGPGIRETGVVEKLLTSYGFIQCSERQARLFFHCSQYNGNLQDLKIGDDVEFEVSSDRRTGKPIAVKLLKIKPEVLPEERISGQVGPDLHAYPFTVLHGYIHPVVSSIPLHLDGKSAPGQVPTGSVCYERNGEVFYLTYTPEDVEGNIHLDTGDKVSFYMDTNKHTGAVSARNIQLVKKKQMRCQGVVCATKEAFGFIERADVVKEIFFHYSEFKGDLEALQAGDDVEFTIKDRNGKEVATDVRLLPQGTVIFEDISIEQFEGTVVKVIPKVPTKNQNDPLPGRISARIGYNEKELPFGEKDTKSKVTLLEGDHIQFNISTDRRDKLERATNIDILPDTFNFTKETREMGVIAAIRDGFGFIKCVDRDARMFFHFSEVLEESQLHISDEVEFTVVPVGPLYKLFKKDMLSAQRNHAVRIKKLPKGTVSFHTQSEQRFVGVVEKEVVATTKNASPTKGKEKKKDKGKVVEKEAEEGVIAYEDCGVKLTVPYHAKDLEGGHPQAGDKVEFSISEVKRTGMQSAVSIRVLNRNASNAKRLHGFVATLKDNFGFIETANHDQEIFFHYSEMCGDLENLELGDTVEYALSKGKGNKVSAEKVTKVAAVNCIGEDVGATVMMGKVIRPLRSVDPSQTEYQGLIELTEEGTKGQTYPFGIMGMANKADCLQKGELVKFQVCTVAQTGQKMACSVVPQRRAMVECVKDQFGFITYEVGESKKLFFHVKEVQDGLELQTGDEVEFSVVLNQRTGKCSACNVRRVSEGPKPVVTPRPDRLVNRLKSITLDDASAPRLVIVRQPRGPDNSKGFNIERKTRQPGVID, encoded by the exons ATGAGTTTTGACCCAGGCATGCTCCATAATAATGGGCATACTGCATATGCCAACGGCACAGGGCCTGGTATTAGAGAGACTGGTGTGGTGGAGAAGCTCTTGACTTCCTATGGGTTCATCCAGTGCTCCGAACGCCAGGCTCGTCTCTTCTTCCACTGCTCCCAGTACAATGGCAATCTGCAGGACCTAAAAATAGGAG ATGATGTGGAGTTTGAGGTATCCTCTGACAGGCGCACTGGCAAGCCCATAGCAGTGAAGCTGCTTAAGATAAAGCCAGAGGTGCTGCCAGAGGAGCGCATCTCGGGCCAGGTGGGGCCAGACCTGCACGCCTATCCCTTTACTGTGCTGCATGGTTATATTCATCCA GTTGTCTCGTCAATCCCGCTGCACTTGGATGGAAAGTCTGCTCCCGGCCAGGTGCCCACTGGAAGTGTTTGTTATGAAAGAAATGGG GAAGTGTTCTATCTTACCTATACTCCTGAGGATGTAGAGGGTAATATCCATCTGGACACTGGTGATAAAGTCAGCTTTTATATGGACACCAACAAGCA TACTGGTGCAGTCAGTGCTCGCAATATTCAGCTTGTGAAGAAAAAGCAGATGAGGTGCCAGGGTGTGGTTTGTGCTACAAAG GAGGCCTTTGGATTTATTGAGAGGGCAGATGTGGTGAAGGAGATCTTTTTTCACTACAGCGAGTTCAAGGGTGACCTGGAGGCTCTTCAGGCTGGAGATGATGTTGAGTTCACCATCAAAGACAGAAAT GGTAAGGAAGTGGCTACTGACGTGAGACTGCTCCCTCAAGGAACAGTCATCTTTGAGGATATCAGCATTGAGCAGTTTGAAGGCACCGTTGTCAAGGTCATTCCTAAGGTTCCCACCAAAAACCAG AATGACCCTCTACCGGGTCGTATTAGTGCAAGGATTGGTTACAATGAGAAGGAGCTGCCATTTGGCGAGAAGGACACCAAGTCCAAGGTGACCCTATTGGAGGGTGACCACATTCAATTCAACATCTCCACTGATCGCAGAGATAAACTGGAGAGAGCCACCAACATTGACATACTCCCAGACACCTTCAACTTCACCAAGGAGACTCGAGAAATG GGTGTGATTGCAGCCATACGAGATGGCTTTGGTTTCATTAAGTGTGTGGATCGGGATGCCAGAATGTTCTTTCACTTCAGTGAAGTTCTGGAGGAGAGTCAGCTGCATATCTCAGATGAAGTGGAGTTCACTGTTGTGCCTGTAGGTCCTCTTTATAAGCTTTTCAAAAAA GATATGCTGTCAGCTCAAAGGAACCATGCAGTTCGCATCAAGAAACTTCCCAAAGGCACTGTGTCCTTCCATACACAGTCTGAGCAGCGTTTTGTTGGCGTAGTGGAGAAGGAAGTTGTCGCAACAACCAAGAATGCCAGTCCCACTAAGGGCAAGGAGAAG AAAAAAGACAAG ggtaaAGTTGTAGAAAAG GAAGCTGAGGAAGGAGTGATTGCATATGAAGACTGTGGGGTGAAGCTCACTGTGCCGTACCATGCCAAGGATCTGGAGGGAGGTCACCCTCAGGCTGGAGACAAG GTGGAGTTCTCAATCAGCGAGGTGAAGCGAACTGGCATGCAGAGCGCTGTCTCCATCCGCGTCCTCAACCGCAATGCCTCTAATGCCAAGAGACTGCATGGCTTTGTGGCCACGCTGAAGGACAACTTTGGCTTTATTGAGACCGCAAATCATGACCAGGAAATCTTCTTTCATTACAG TGAAATGTGTGGAGACTTAGAGAATCTGGAGCTGGGCGACACAGTGGAGTACGCTCTCTCTAAGGGAAAAGGAAACAAAGTCAGTGCAGAAAAAGTTACAAAAGTGGCTGCAG TGAATTGCATTGGTGAAGATGTTGGTGCAACAGTGATGATGGGGAAAGTCATCCGTCCTTTACGAAGTGTGGACCCATCCCAAACAGAATACCAAGGTCTTATTGAACTCACAGAGGAAG GAACTAAAGGGCAGACTTATCCCTTTGGAATCATGGGTATGGCAAACAAGGCTGATTGTCTGCAGAAAGGTGAACTTGTTAAATTCCAAGTTTGCACAGTTGCCCAGACTGGACAGAAGATGGCCTGCAGTGTGGTCCCTCAGCGTAGAGCCATGGTGGAGTGTGTCAAAGACCAG TTTGGCTTCATTACATATGAAGTTGGTGAGAGCAAGAAGCTGTTCTTCCATGTAAAGGAAGTGCAAGATGGCCTGGAGCTCCAGACAGGGGATGAGGTGGAGTTTTCTGTTGTCCTCAATCAACGCACAGGAAAATGTAGTGCCTGCAACGTACGCCGAGTCAG TGAGGGGCCTAAACCAGTGGTGACACCACGTCCTGACCGCCTGGTGAACCGACTGAAGAGTATCACTCTGGACGACGCTAGTGCTCCTCGTCTGGTCATCGTAAGACAGCCACGTGGTCCGGACAACTCAAAG GGCTTCAATATTGAGCGCAAGACTCGCCAGCCTGGTGTGATTGACTGA
- the csde1 gene encoding cold shock domain-containing protein E1 isoform X10: protein MGSPWKGFVEFTLPASPPTAFVSADLSSTSPVGLSLSPYGRSMSFDPGMLHNNGHTAYANGTGPGIRETGVVEKLLTSYGFIQCSERQARLFFHCSQYNGNLQDLKIGDDVEFEVSSDRRTGKPIAVKLLKIKPEVLPEERISGQVGPDLHAYPFTVLHGYIHPVVSSIPLHLDGKSAPGQVPTGSVCYERNGEVFYLTYTPEDVEGNIHLDTGDKVSFYMDTNKHTGAVSARNIQLVKKKQMRCQGVVCATKEAFGFIERADVVKEIFFHYSEFKGDLEALQAGDDVEFTIKDRNGKEVATDVRLLPQGTVIFEDISIEQFEGTVVKVIPKVPTKNQNDPLPGRISARIGYNEKELPFGEKDTKSKVTLLEGDHIQFNISTDRRDKLERATNIDILPDTFNFTKETREMGVIAAIRDGFGFIKCVDRDARMFFHFSEVLEESQLHISDEVEFTVVPDMLSAQRNHAVRIKKLPKGTVSFHTQSEQRFVGVVEKEVVATTKNASPTKGKEKKKDKGKVVEKEAEEGVIAYEDCGVKLTVPYHAKDLEGGHPQAGDKVEFSISEVKRTGMQSAVSIRVLNRNASNAKRLHGFVATLKDNFGFIETANHDQEIFFHYSEMCGDLENLELGDTVEYALSKGKGNKVSAEKVTKVAAVNCIGEDVGATVMMGKVIRPLRSVDPSQTEYQGLIELTEEGTKGQTYPFGIMGMANKADCLQKGELVKFQVCTVAQTGQKMACSVVPQRRAMVECVKDQFGFITYEVGESKKLFFHVKEVQDGLELQTGDEVEFSVVLNQRTGKCSACNVRRVSEGPKPVVTPRPDRLVNRLKSITLDDASAPRLVIVRQPRGPDNSKGFNIERKTRQPGVID from the exons ATGAGTTTTGACCCAGGCATGCTCCATAATAATGGGCATACTGCATATGCCAACGGCACAGGGCCTGGTATTAGAGAGACTGGTGTGGTGGAGAAGCTCTTGACTTCCTATGGGTTCATCCAGTGCTCCGAACGCCAGGCTCGTCTCTTCTTCCACTGCTCCCAGTACAATGGCAATCTGCAGGACCTAAAAATAGGAG ATGATGTGGAGTTTGAGGTATCCTCTGACAGGCGCACTGGCAAGCCCATAGCAGTGAAGCTGCTTAAGATAAAGCCAGAGGTGCTGCCAGAGGAGCGCATCTCGGGCCAGGTGGGGCCAGACCTGCACGCCTATCCCTTTACTGTGCTGCATGGTTATATTCATCCA GTTGTCTCGTCAATCCCGCTGCACTTGGATGGAAAGTCTGCTCCCGGCCAGGTGCCCACTGGAAGTGTTTGTTATGAAAGAAATGGG GAAGTGTTCTATCTTACCTATACTCCTGAGGATGTAGAGGGTAATATCCATCTGGACACTGGTGATAAAGTCAGCTTTTATATGGACACCAACAAGCA TACTGGTGCAGTCAGTGCTCGCAATATTCAGCTTGTGAAGAAAAAGCAGATGAGGTGCCAGGGTGTGGTTTGTGCTACAAAG GAGGCCTTTGGATTTATTGAGAGGGCAGATGTGGTGAAGGAGATCTTTTTTCACTACAGCGAGTTCAAGGGTGACCTGGAGGCTCTTCAGGCTGGAGATGATGTTGAGTTCACCATCAAAGACAGAAAT GGTAAGGAAGTGGCTACTGACGTGAGACTGCTCCCTCAAGGAACAGTCATCTTTGAGGATATCAGCATTGAGCAGTTTGAAGGCACCGTTGTCAAGGTCATTCCTAAGGTTCCCACCAAAAACCAG AATGACCCTCTACCGGGTCGTATTAGTGCAAGGATTGGTTACAATGAGAAGGAGCTGCCATTTGGCGAGAAGGACACCAAGTCCAAGGTGACCCTATTGGAGGGTGACCACATTCAATTCAACATCTCCACTGATCGCAGAGATAAACTGGAGAGAGCCACCAACATTGACATACTCCCAGACACCTTCAACTTCACCAAGGAGACTCGAGAAATG GGTGTGATTGCAGCCATACGAGATGGCTTTGGTTTCATTAAGTGTGTGGATCGGGATGCCAGAATGTTCTTTCACTTCAGTGAAGTTCTGGAGGAGAGTCAGCTGCATATCTCAGATGAAGTGGAGTTCACTGTTGTGCCT GATATGCTGTCAGCTCAAAGGAACCATGCAGTTCGCATCAAGAAACTTCCCAAAGGCACTGTGTCCTTCCATACACAGTCTGAGCAGCGTTTTGTTGGCGTAGTGGAGAAGGAAGTTGTCGCAACAACCAAGAATGCCAGTCCCACTAAGGGCAAGGAGAAG AAAAAAGACAAG ggtaaAGTTGTAGAAAAG GAAGCTGAGGAAGGAGTGATTGCATATGAAGACTGTGGGGTGAAGCTCACTGTGCCGTACCATGCCAAGGATCTGGAGGGAGGTCACCCTCAGGCTGGAGACAAG GTGGAGTTCTCAATCAGCGAGGTGAAGCGAACTGGCATGCAGAGCGCTGTCTCCATCCGCGTCCTCAACCGCAATGCCTCTAATGCCAAGAGACTGCATGGCTTTGTGGCCACGCTGAAGGACAACTTTGGCTTTATTGAGACCGCAAATCATGACCAGGAAATCTTCTTTCATTACAG TGAAATGTGTGGAGACTTAGAGAATCTGGAGCTGGGCGACACAGTGGAGTACGCTCTCTCTAAGGGAAAAGGAAACAAAGTCAGTGCAGAAAAAGTTACAAAAGTGGCTGCAG TGAATTGCATTGGTGAAGATGTTGGTGCAACAGTGATGATGGGGAAAGTCATCCGTCCTTTACGAAGTGTGGACCCATCCCAAACAGAATACCAAGGTCTTATTGAACTCACAGAGGAAG GAACTAAAGGGCAGACTTATCCCTTTGGAATCATGGGTATGGCAAACAAGGCTGATTGTCTGCAGAAAGGTGAACTTGTTAAATTCCAAGTTTGCACAGTTGCCCAGACTGGACAGAAGATGGCCTGCAGTGTGGTCCCTCAGCGTAGAGCCATGGTGGAGTGTGTCAAAGACCAG TTTGGCTTCATTACATATGAAGTTGGTGAGAGCAAGAAGCTGTTCTTCCATGTAAAGGAAGTGCAAGATGGCCTGGAGCTCCAGACAGGGGATGAGGTGGAGTTTTCTGTTGTCCTCAATCAACGCACAGGAAAATGTAGTGCCTGCAACGTACGCCGAGTCAG TGAGGGGCCTAAACCAGTGGTGACACCACGTCCTGACCGCCTGGTGAACCGACTGAAGAGTATCACTCTGGACGACGCTAGTGCTCCTCGTCTGGTCATCGTAAGACAGCCACGTGGTCCGGACAACTCAAAG GGCTTCAATATTGAGCGCAAGACTCGCCAGCCTGGTGTGATTGACTGA
- the csde1 gene encoding cold shock domain-containing protein E1 isoform X11, whose amino-acid sequence MSFDPGMLHNNGHTAYANGTGPGIRETGVVEKLLTSYGFIQCSERQARLFFHCSQYNGNLQDLKIGDDVEFEVSSDRRTGKPIAVKLLKIKPEVLPEERISGQVGPDLHAYPFTVLHGYIHPVVSSIPLHLDGKSAPGQVPTGSVCYERNGEVFYLTYTPEDVEGNIHLDTGDKVSFYMDTNKHTGAVSARNIQLVKKKQMRCQGVVCATKEAFGFIERADVVKEIFFHYSEFKGDLEALQAGDDVEFTIKDRNGKEVATDVRLLPQGTVIFEDISIEQFEGTVVKVIPKVPTKNQNDPLPGRISARIGYNEKELPFGEKDTKSKVTLLEGDHIQFNISTDRRDKLERATNIDILPDTFNFTKETREMGVIAAIRDGFGFIKCVDRDARMFFHFSEVLEESQLHISDEVEFTVVPVGPLYKLFKKDMLSAQRNHAVRIKKLPKGTVSFHTQSEQRFVGVVEKEVVATTKNASPTKGKEKKKDKGKVVEKEAEEGVIAYEDCGVKLTVPYHAKDLEGGHPQAGDKVEFSISEVKRTGMQSAVSIRVLNRNASNAKRLHGFVATLKDNFGFIETANHDQEIFFHYSEMCGDLENLELGDTVEYALSKGKGNKVSAEKVTKVAAVNCIGEDVGATVMMGKVIRPLRSVDPSQTEYQGLIELTEEGTKGQTYPFGIMGMANKADCLQKGELVKFQVCTVAQTGQKMACSVVPQRRAMVECVKDQFGFITYEVGESKKLFFHVKEVQDGLELQTGDEVEFSVVLNQRTGKCSACNVRRVSEGPKPVVTPRPDRLVNRLKSITLDDASAPRLVIVRQPRGPDNSKGFNIERKTRQPGVID is encoded by the exons ATGAGTTTTGACCCAGGCATGCTCCATAATAATGGGCATACTGCATATGCCAACGGCACAGGGCCTGGTATTAGAGAGACTGGTGTGGTGGAGAAGCTCTTGACTTCCTATGGGTTCATCCAGTGCTCCGAACGCCAGGCTCGTCTCTTCTTCCACTGCTCCCAGTACAATGGCAATCTGCAGGACCTAAAAATAGGAG ATGATGTGGAGTTTGAGGTATCCTCTGACAGGCGCACTGGCAAGCCCATAGCAGTGAAGCTGCTTAAGATAAAGCCAGAGGTGCTGCCAGAGGAGCGCATCTCGGGCCAGGTGGGGCCAGACCTGCACGCCTATCCCTTTACTGTGCTGCATGGTTATATTCATCCA GTTGTCTCGTCAATCCCGCTGCACTTGGATGGAAAGTCTGCTCCCGGCCAGGTGCCCACTGGAAGTGTTTGTTATGAAAGAAATGGG GAAGTGTTCTATCTTACCTATACTCCTGAGGATGTAGAGGGTAATATCCATCTGGACACTGGTGATAAAGTCAGCTTTTATATGGACACCAACAAGCA TACTGGTGCAGTCAGTGCTCGCAATATTCAGCTTGTGAAGAAAAAGCAGATGAGGTGCCAGGGTGTGGTTTGTGCTACAAAG GAGGCCTTTGGATTTATTGAGAGGGCAGATGTGGTGAAGGAGATCTTTTTTCACTACAGCGAGTTCAAGGGTGACCTGGAGGCTCTTCAGGCTGGAGATGATGTTGAGTTCACCATCAAAGACAGAAAT GGTAAGGAAGTGGCTACTGACGTGAGACTGCTCCCTCAAGGAACAGTCATCTTTGAGGATATCAGCATTGAGCAGTTTGAAGGCACCGTTGTCAAGGTCATTCCTAAGGTTCCCACCAAAAACCAG AATGACCCTCTACCGGGTCGTATTAGTGCAAGGATTGGTTACAATGAGAAGGAGCTGCCATTTGGCGAGAAGGACACCAAGTCCAAGGTGACCCTATTGGAGGGTGACCACATTCAATTCAACATCTCCACTGATCGCAGAGATAAACTGGAGAGAGCCACCAACATTGACATACTCCCAGACACCTTCAACTTCACCAAGGAGACTCGAGAAATG GGTGTGATTGCAGCCATACGAGATGGCTTTGGTTTCATTAAGTGTGTGGATCGGGATGCCAGAATGTTCTTTCACTTCAGTGAAGTTCTGGAGGAGAGTCAGCTGCATATCTCAGATGAAGTGGAGTTCACTGTTGTGCCTGTAGGTCCTCTTTATAAGCTTTTCAAAAAA GATATGCTGTCAGCTCAAAGGAACCATGCAGTTCGCATCAAGAAACTTCCCAAAGGCACTGTGTCCTTCCATACACAGTCTGAGCAGCGTTTTGTTGGCGTAGTGGAGAAGGAAGTTGTCGCAACAACCAAGAATGCCAGTCCCACTAAGGGCAAGGAGAAG AAAAAAGACAAG ggtaaAGTTGTAGAAAAG GAAGCTGAGGAAGGAGTGATTGCATATGAAGACTGTGGGGTGAAGCTCACTGTGCCGTACCATGCCAAGGATCTGGAGGGAGGTCACCCTCAGGCTGGAGACAAG GTGGAGTTCTCAATCAGCGAGGTGAAGCGAACTGGCATGCAGAGCGCTGTCTCCATCCGCGTCCTCAACCGCAATGCCTCTAATGCCAAGAGACTGCATGGCTTTGTGGCCACGCTGAAGGACAACTTTGGCTTTATTGAGACCGCAAATCATGACCAGGAAATCTTCTTTCATTACAG TGAAATGTGTGGAGACTTAGAGAATCTGGAGCTGGGCGACACAGTGGAGTACGCTCTCTCTAAGGGAAAAGGAAACAAAGTCAGTGCAGAAAAAGTTACAAAAGTGGCTGCAG TGAATTGCATTGGTGAAGATGTTGGTGCAACAGTGATGATGGGGAAAGTCATCCGTCCTTTACGAAGTGTGGACCCATCCCAAACAGAATACCAAGGTCTTATTGAACTCACAGAGGAAG GAACTAAAGGGCAGACTTATCCCTTTGGAATCATGGGTATGGCAAACAAGGCTGATTGTCTGCAGAAAGGTGAACTTGTTAAATTCCAAGTTTGCACAGTTGCCCAGACTGGACAGAAGATGGCCTGCAGTGTGGTCCCTCAGCGTAGAGCCATGGTGGAGTGTGTCAAAGACCAG TTTGGCTTCATTACATATGAAGTTGGTGAGAGCAAGAAGCTGTTCTTCCATGTAAAGGAAGTGCAAGATGGCCTGGAGCTCCAGACAGGGGATGAGGTGGAGTTTTCTGTTGTCCTCAATCAACGCACAGGAAAATGTAGTGCCTGCAACGTACGCCGAGTCAG TGAGGGGCCTAAACCAGTGGTGACACCACGTCCTGACCGCCTGGTGAACCGACTGAAGAGTATCACTCTGGACGACGCTAGTGCTCCTCGTCTGGTCATCGTAAGACAGCCACGTGGTCCGGACAACTCAAAG GGCTTCAATATTGAGCGCAAGACTCGCCAGCCTGGTGTGATTGACTGA
- the csde1 gene encoding cold shock domain-containing protein E1 isoform X8, whose amino-acid sequence MERGSSEPPVARNTGSAPSTSSGPMPIPRSSSVSCHPHPGSKKHKRTPLYQRSMSFDPGMLHNNGHTAYANGTGPGIRETGVVEKLLTSYGFIQCSERQARLFFHCSQYNGNLQDLKIGDDVEFEVSSDRRTGKPIAVKLLKIKPEVLPEERISGQVGPDLHAYPFTVLHGYIHPVVSSIPLHLDGKSAPGQVPTGSVCYERNGEVFYLTYTPEDVEGNIHLDTGDKVSFYMDTNKHTGAVSARNIQLVKKKQMRCQGVVCATKEAFGFIERADVVKEIFFHYSEFKGDLEALQAGDDVEFTIKDRNGKEVATDVRLLPQGTVIFEDISIEQFEGTVVKVIPKVPTKNQNDPLPGRISARIGYNEKELPFGEKDTKSKVTLLEGDHIQFNISTDRRDKLERATNIDILPDTFNFTKETREMGVIAAIRDGFGFIKCVDRDARMFFHFSEVLEESQLHISDEVEFTVVPVGPLYKLFKKDMLSAQRNHAVRIKKLPKGTVSFHTQSEQRFVGVVEKEVVATTKNASPTKGKEKKKDKGKVVEKEAEEGVIAYEDCGVKLTVPYHAKDLEGGHPQAGDKVEFSISEVKRTGMQSAVSIRVLNRNASNAKRLHGFVATLKDNFGFIETANHDQEIFFHYSEMCGDLENLELGDTVEYALSKGKGNKVSAEKVTKVAAVNCIGEDVGATVMMGKVIRPLRSVDPSQTEYQGLIELTEEGTKGQTYPFGIMGMANKADCLQKGELVKFQVCTVAQTGQKMACSVVPQRRAMVECVKDQFGFITYEVGESKKLFFHVKEVQDGLELQTGDEVEFSVVLNQRTGKCSACNVRRVSEGPKPVVTPRPDRLVNRLKSITLDDASAPRLVIVRQPRGPDNSKGFNIERKTRQPGVID is encoded by the exons ATGAGTTTTGACCCAGGCATGCTCCATAATAATGGGCATACTGCATATGCCAACGGCACAGGGCCTGGTATTAGAGAGACTGGTGTGGTGGAGAAGCTCTTGACTTCCTATGGGTTCATCCAGTGCTCCGAACGCCAGGCTCGTCTCTTCTTCCACTGCTCCCAGTACAATGGCAATCTGCAGGACCTAAAAATAGGAG ATGATGTGGAGTTTGAGGTATCCTCTGACAGGCGCACTGGCAAGCCCATAGCAGTGAAGCTGCTTAAGATAAAGCCAGAGGTGCTGCCAGAGGAGCGCATCTCGGGCCAGGTGGGGCCAGACCTGCACGCCTATCCCTTTACTGTGCTGCATGGTTATATTCATCCA GTTGTCTCGTCAATCCCGCTGCACTTGGATGGAAAGTCTGCTCCCGGCCAGGTGCCCACTGGAAGTGTTTGTTATGAAAGAAATGGG GAAGTGTTCTATCTTACCTATACTCCTGAGGATGTAGAGGGTAATATCCATCTGGACACTGGTGATAAAGTCAGCTTTTATATGGACACCAACAAGCA TACTGGTGCAGTCAGTGCTCGCAATATTCAGCTTGTGAAGAAAAAGCAGATGAGGTGCCAGGGTGTGGTTTGTGCTACAAAG GAGGCCTTTGGATTTATTGAGAGGGCAGATGTGGTGAAGGAGATCTTTTTTCACTACAGCGAGTTCAAGGGTGACCTGGAGGCTCTTCAGGCTGGAGATGATGTTGAGTTCACCATCAAAGACAGAAAT GGTAAGGAAGTGGCTACTGACGTGAGACTGCTCCCTCAAGGAACAGTCATCTTTGAGGATATCAGCATTGAGCAGTTTGAAGGCACCGTTGTCAAGGTCATTCCTAAGGTTCCCACCAAAAACCAG AATGACCCTCTACCGGGTCGTATTAGTGCAAGGATTGGTTACAATGAGAAGGAGCTGCCATTTGGCGAGAAGGACACCAAGTCCAAGGTGACCCTATTGGAGGGTGACCACATTCAATTCAACATCTCCACTGATCGCAGAGATAAACTGGAGAGAGCCACCAACATTGACATACTCCCAGACACCTTCAACTTCACCAAGGAGACTCGAGAAATG GGTGTGATTGCAGCCATACGAGATGGCTTTGGTTTCATTAAGTGTGTGGATCGGGATGCCAGAATGTTCTTTCACTTCAGTGAAGTTCTGGAGGAGAGTCAGCTGCATATCTCAGATGAAGTGGAGTTCACTGTTGTGCCTGTAGGTCCTCTTTATAAGCTTTTCAAAAAA GATATGCTGTCAGCTCAAAGGAACCATGCAGTTCGCATCAAGAAACTTCCCAAAGGCACTGTGTCCTTCCATACACAGTCTGAGCAGCGTTTTGTTGGCGTAGTGGAGAAGGAAGTTGTCGCAACAACCAAGAATGCCAGTCCCACTAAGGGCAAGGAGAAG AAAAAAGACAAG ggtaaAGTTGTAGAAAAG GAAGCTGAGGAAGGAGTGATTGCATATGAAGACTGTGGGGTGAAGCTCACTGTGCCGTACCATGCCAAGGATCTGGAGGGAGGTCACCCTCAGGCTGGAGACAAG GTGGAGTTCTCAATCAGCGAGGTGAAGCGAACTGGCATGCAGAGCGCTGTCTCCATCCGCGTCCTCAACCGCAATGCCTCTAATGCCAAGAGACTGCATGGCTTTGTGGCCACGCTGAAGGACAACTTTGGCTTTATTGAGACCGCAAATCATGACCAGGAAATCTTCTTTCATTACAG TGAAATGTGTGGAGACTTAGAGAATCTGGAGCTGGGCGACACAGTGGAGTACGCTCTCTCTAAGGGAAAAGGAAACAAAGTCAGTGCAGAAAAAGTTACAAAAGTGGCTGCAG TGAATTGCATTGGTGAAGATGTTGGTGCAACAGTGATGATGGGGAAAGTCATCCGTCCTTTACGAAGTGTGGACCCATCCCAAACAGAATACCAAGGTCTTATTGAACTCACAGAGGAAG GAACTAAAGGGCAGACTTATCCCTTTGGAATCATGGGTATGGCAAACAAGGCTGATTGTCTGCAGAAAGGTGAACTTGTTAAATTCCAAGTTTGCACAGTTGCCCAGACTGGACAGAAGATGGCCTGCAGTGTGGTCCCTCAGCGTAGAGCCATGGTGGAGTGTGTCAAAGACCAG TTTGGCTTCATTACATATGAAGTTGGTGAGAGCAAGAAGCTGTTCTTCCATGTAAAGGAAGTGCAAGATGGCCTGGAGCTCCAGACAGGGGATGAGGTGGAGTTTTCTGTTGTCCTCAATCAACGCACAGGAAAATGTAGTGCCTGCAACGTACGCCGAGTCAG TGAGGGGCCTAAACCAGTGGTGACACCACGTCCTGACCGCCTGGTGAACCGACTGAAGAGTATCACTCTGGACGACGCTAGTGCTCCTCGTCTGGTCATCGTAAGACAGCCACGTGGTCCGGACAACTCAAAG GGCTTCAATATTGAGCGCAAGACTCGCCAGCCTGGTGTGATTGACTGA